A single window of Aspergillus puulaauensis MK2 DNA, chromosome 5, nearly complete sequence DNA harbors:
- the SMC3 gene encoding chromosome segregation protein SMC (COG:D;~EggNog:ENOG410PHGY;~InterPro:IPR010935,IPR003395,IPR027417,IPR024704, IPR041741,IPR036277;~PFAM:PF13476,PF13304,PF06470,PF02463;~go_component: GO:0005694 - chromosome [Evidence IEA];~go_function: GO:0005515 - protein binding [Evidence IEA];~go_function: GO:0005524 - ATP binding [Evidence IEA];~go_process: GO:0051276 - chromosome organization [Evidence IEA]): MYVKQIIIQGFKSYKDQTVIEPFSPKHNVIVGRNGSGKSNFFAAIRFVLSDAYTHLGREERQALLHEGSGSAVMSAYVEIIFDNSDDRFPTGRPEVVLRRTIGLKKDEYTLDRKNATKSDVMNLLESAGFSRSNPYYIVPQGRVTALTNMKDSERLNLLKEVAGTQVYEARRAESLKIMHETNSKREKIDELLEFINERLAELEEEKDELRNFQDKDKERRCLEYTIYSREQQEISSFLDNLEELRQTGVEDTDVNRDRFIQGEKEMAQVDAEIAECKQQIEFLKVDKTQLEDERREASKALAQVELQAKSLSDNQAAAQALKSRHDEDLKTVQAAIQERQSELQELTPRFNAAKDQEDDAKAKLTEAETIRQRLYAKQGRNSRFKNKSERDKWLQAEIKNNYTSISSVQSVLSQTQEDIQELEGEIALLEPEQERLRQQIDGRGDTIQSVEQQVQTAKDERDRLMDQRKELWREEAKLDSILSNASNEVDRADRNLSHMMDHNTSRGIAAVRRIKRQHNLEGVYGTLAELFDVNDRYRTAVEVTAGQSLFHYVVDTDDTATKVLEILQQEKGGRVTFMPLNRLRSKPLNMPKASDTIPMIEKLQYDRAYDKAFQHVFGKTIICPNLQVAAQYARSHGVNAITPEGDRSDKRGALTGGFHDTRSSRLDAVKNLGKWRDEYETKKNRGTEIRKELEHLDQLITRAVGELQKLEQQRHQVQNSSGPLRQELRSKRDLLQKQNDNLDAKRRALRNIETNLASLKDQVDAFEGELSSAFQKALSDEEETRLESLNSEVQEYRRQYQELSSQRSELEGRKSVLESELRENLNPRLDQLVGQDADLADEDGTGNIKETQREQKRLTKALDKLGERLAQVDESIEQANIRVAELSQRNADSRRDLEELAKSIEKHQRRMEKSMQKKAALTKQAAECAANIRDLGVLPDEAFTKYKNTDSNTVVKKLHKANEALKKYSHVNKKAFEQYNNFTKQRETLTSRREELQASQKSIDDLIQVLDQRKDEAIERTFKQVSREFANIFEKLVPAGRGRLIIQRKTDRAQRQDDELESDDEDAKQSVENYVGVGISVSFNSKHDDQQRIQQLSGGQKSLCALALVFAIQACDPAPFYLFDEIDANLDAQYRTAVATMLKAISDSTNGQFICTTFRPEMLHVAEKCYGVSFRQKASTIDVVSREEALKFVDEQKP; this comes from the exons ATGTATGTCAAGCAGATTATTATTCAGGGCTTCAAGAG CTACAAGGACCAAACGGTCATTGAGCCCTTCTCGCCCAAGCACAATGTCATCGTCGGCCGCAATGGATCAGGGAAGAGTAACTTCTTCGCGGCCATTCGGTTTGTCCTCAGCGATGCCTACACTCACCTAGGCAGAGAAGAGCGACAGGCTCTGTTACAC GAAGGTTCGGGTTCCGCTGTCATGTCGGCGTACGTTGAGATCATTTTTGATAATTCCGATGATCGATTCCCGACCGGAAGGCCAGAAGTCGTTCTTCGCCGAACAATTGGTCTGAAGAAAGATGAATACACCCTCGACCGGAAGAATGCGACGAAATCTGACGTGATGAACCTTCTCGAGTCGGCCGGCTTTTCACGATCGAACCCCTATTATATCGTACCACAAGGTCGAGTTACAGCTCTGACCAACATGAAGGATTCCGAACGGTTGAACCTGTTGAAAGAAGTCGCCGGTACTCAAGTTTACGAGGCGCGTCGTGCGGAGTCTTTGAAGATTATGCACGAGACCAACAGCAAGCGGGAGAAAATCGACGAGCTGTTGGAGTTCATCAACGAACGACTCGCAGAactcgaggaggagaaggacgaACTGAGGAACTTCCAAGATAAGGATAAGGAGCGGAGGTGCTTGGAATACACAATCTACTCCCGCGAACAGCAAGAAATCTCGAGtttcctcgacaacctcgaAGAGCTGCGACAaactggtgttgaggataCGGACGTCAACCGTGACCGTTTCATCCAaggggagaaggaaatggcACAGGTTGACGCAGAGATTGCCGAGTGCAAACAGCAGATCGAGTTCTTGAAAGTCGACAAAACACAGCTGGAAGATGAGCGACGTGAGGCTTCCAAGGCGCTCGCTCAGGTAGAGTTACAAGCCAAGTCACTCTCGGATAACCAGGCGGCTGCCCAAGCGCTGAAGTCGCGCCACGATGAAGATTTAAAGACTGTCCAAGCCGCCATCCAGGAACGCCAGTCAGAGCTACAGGAACTGACGCCCCGTTTCAACGCAGCAAAGGACCAGGAGGATGATGCCAAGGCCAAACTTACTGAGGCTGAAACGATCCGCCAAAGACTATATGCGAAGCAAGGCAGAAATTCACGCTTCAAGAACAAGTCTGAGAGAGACAAGTGGCTTCAGGCAGAGATTAAGAACAACTACACTTCTATATCTAGCGTGCAGTCAGTATTGTCGCAGACACAGGAGGACATCCAAGAGCTCGAGGGTGAAATTGCGCTCCTTGAACCTGAACAGGAACGCCTACGCCAGCAGATCGATGGTAGGGGCGACACCATTCAGTCCGTAGAGCAGCAGGTTCAAACTGCCAAAGACGAAAGAGACCGGTTGATGGATCAGCGAAA GGAGCTGTGGCGAGAAGAGGCGAAGCTAGACTCAATTCTATCAAATGCATCAAATGAGGTTGATCGCGCGGACCGCAATCTTTCTCATATGATGGACCATAACACAAGCCGCGGTATTGCTGCTGTGCGCAGGATCAAGCGGCAGCACAACCTAGAAGGTGTCTATGGGACGCTTGCCGAGCTCTTCGACGTGAATGACCGATACCGCACTGCTGTTGAAGTTACGGCCGGCCAGAGCTTGTTCCACTATGTCGTTGATACAGATGATACTGCTACTAAAGTTCTCGAAATTCTCCAACAAGAAAAGGGGGGCCGAGTCACATTTATGCCTCTCAACCGGCTAAGAAGCAAACCACTTAATATGCCCAAGGCTAGCGACACAATTCCGATGATCGAGAAGTTGCAGTATGATCGTGCATACGACAAGGCTTTCCAACATGTCTTTGGCAAAACAATCATTTGCCCCAATCTTCAAGTTGCAGCACAGTATGCCCGAAGCCATGGTGTCAACGCAATCACCCCCGAGGGAGATCGTTCTGATAAGCGGGGTGCTCTTACTGGTGGTTTCCATGATACGCGATCGTCTCGCCTGGATGCTGTGAAGAACCTCGGAAAATGGAGGGACGAGTACGAGACAAAGAAGAACCGCGGAACTGAAATTCGCAAAGAGCTTGAACATTTAGATCAACTCATAACTAGAGCCGTGGGTGAGCTGCAAAAACTGGAACAACAAAGGCACCAGGTACAGAACAGCAGTGGGCCGCTGCGGCAAGAGCTGAGGAGCAAGCGTGATCTCCTTCAGAAGCAGAACGACAACTTGGATGCCAAGCGACGAGCTCTTCGCAACATTGAGACCAATCTTGCCTCCCTGAAAGACCAGGTTGATGCGTTTGAGGGTGAACTCTCCTCGGCGTTCCAGAAGGCACtcagcgatgaagaagaaacacGGCTGGAATCCTTGAACTCTGAGGTTCAAGAATATCGCCGACAGTATCAGGAACTCTCCAGTCAACGCAGTGAGCTAGAGGGACGGAAGTCTGTCCTGGAGTCCGAGCTGCGGGAGAACTTGAACCCTCGCCTTGACCAGCTTGTTGGCCAGGACGCAGACCTggctgatgaggatggcacaGGGAACATCAAAGAAACTCAGCGTGAGCAGAAGCGCCTCACAAAGGCCTTAGATAAGCTTGGTGAAAGGCTTGCTCAGGTAGACGAGTCCATCGAGCAAGCGAACATACGCGTGGCGGAACTTAGCCAACGCAATGCCGACTCCCGACGAGAcctcgaggagcttgccAAGTCGATTGAGAAGCATCAACGTCGCATGGAGAAGAGTATGCAAAAGAAGGCTGCCCTGACGAAACAGGCGGCTGAGTGTGCAGCCAACATTCGTGATCTTGGTGTCCTTCCAGATGAAGCTTTCACCAAGTACAAGAACACAGATTCCAACACGGTGGTTAAGAAGCTACATAAAGCCAACGAAGCGTTGAAAAAATACTCGCATGTCAACAAGAAAGCTTTTGAGCAGTACAACAACTTCACGAAGCAGCGAGAGACACTGACAAGTCGACGAGAAGAGCTTCAAGCGTCTCAAAAATCTATTGATGATTTGATCCAAGTGCTGGACCAGCGGAAGGATGAGGCCATAGAGAGAACCTTTAAGCAGGTGTCTCGTGAATTTGCCAACATTTTCGAGAAGCTCGTTCCTGCAGGCCGCGGGCGTTTGATTATCCAGCGCAAAACAGACCGTGCCCAGCGACAAGATGACGAACTCGAGtccgatgatgaagatgcgaAGCAAAGTGTAGAGAActatgttggtgttggcatCAGCGTCAGCTTCAACAGCAAGCATGACGACCAGCAACGTATCCAGCAACTTAGTGGAGGACAGAAGA GTCTCTGCGCTCTTGCCTTGGTCTTTGCTATCCAAGCCTGTGACCCTGCGCCATTCTATCTTTTCGACGAGATCGACGCCAATCTGGATGCCCAATACCGGACTGCTGTTGCAACGATGCTCAAGGCCATCTCTGACTCCACGAATGGACAATTTATCTGCACAACCTTCCGTCCAGAGATGTTGCATGTGGCCGAAAAGTGCTACGGTGTGAGTTTCCGACAGAAGGCCAGTACTATTGACGTCGTGTCGAGAGAGGAAGCGCTTAAGTTCGTTGATGAACAGAAGCCATAG
- a CDS encoding GIG1 family protein (COG:S;~EggNog:ENOG410PNUE;~InterPro:IPR022036;~PFAM:PF12239), whose amino-acid sequence MTVEEEPPAFHLTDVDRAVLAQTDEEFIYHDWKDLQDIIARGDLGILKRKPSDLIRYLQWSKETKAEYGTITNYICQRRLGWQLPTDGTAPDFKNPIPFADPADYKILRNDWPYGLAKGIEHIVVWSRSPIPVKDENGVITSESHELIEDFVQRTFVDRLAKHGFQDPKSHVLWFKNHTALQSVRGLEHVHVLLRDVPDRYLHEWTGE is encoded by the exons ATGACAGTCGAGGAAGAGCCGCCGGCTTTCCACCTCACAGACGTAGACCGCGCGGTCCTCGCCCAAACAGACGAGGAATTCATCTACCACGACTGGAAAGACCTGCAGGATATCATCG CACGAGGCGATCTCGGCATCTTGAAGCGGAAACCCTCCGATCTGATCCGATATCTCCAATGGTCCAAAGAGACTAAGGCCGAGTATGGCACGATAACCAACTACATCTGCCAGCGACGCCTAGGCTGGCAGTTACCGACGGATGGAACCGCACCGGATTTTAAAAACCCGATCCCCTTTGCCGACCCCGCAGACTACAAGATTCTCCGCAACGACTGGCCGTACGGGCTGGCGAAGGGCATCGAGCATATCGTCGTCTGGTCGCGGAGCCCCATCCCTGTGAAGGATGAAAATGGGGTGATTACGAGCGAGAGCCATGAGCTGATTGAGGACTTTGTGCAGCGAACTTTTGTGGACAGGCTTGCGAAGCACGGGTTTCAGGATCCGAAGTCGCATGTCTTGTGGTTTAAGAATCACACCGCCCTGCAGAGTGTGAGGGGGCTGGAGCATGTTCATGTGCTGTTGAGAGATGTTCCTGATCGGTATTTGCATGAGTGGACAGGCGAATAA
- the CBR1 gene encoding cytochrome b5 reductase family protein (COG:M;~EggNog:ENOG410PFSQ;~InterPro:IPR001834,IPR008333,IPR001433,IPR017927, IPR001709,IPR017938,IPR039261;~PFAM:PF00175,PF00970;~TransMembrane:1 (o30-48i);~go_function: GO:0016491 - oxidoreductase activity [Evidence IEA];~go_process: GO:0055114 - oxidation-reduction process [Evidence IEA]) produces MSAFSAENVTTVFIPSALLVVGTFFVKNEWTPYAVAAAAIFTGFKLLASGGGAPKARKVLNPTEFQDYLLKEKNEISHNVSVYRFALPRSTDILGLPIGQHISLAATIDGQPKEVVRSYTPISSDNEAGYFDLLVKAYPQGNISKYLTTLEVGQTMKVRGPKGAMVYTPNMCRHIGMIAGGTGITPMLQIIKAIIRNRPRNGGNDTTQVDLIFANVNPDDVLLKEELEKLIAEDDGFRVYYVLNNPPEGWTGGVGFVTPDMIKERLPAPASDIKILLCGPPPMVSAMKKATESLGYTKARPVSKLDDQVFCF; encoded by the exons ATGAG TGCCTTTTCTGCGGAGAACGTCACTACGGTTTTCATTCCCTCCGCTCTTCTCGTGGTTGGGACATTCTTCGTCAAGAATGAGTGGACGCCCTATGCAGTCGCTGCAGCGGCCATTTTCACTGGCTTCAAGCTGCTGGCGTCTGGCGGCGGTGCTCCCA AAGCGAGAAAGGTCCTGAACCCTACCGAGTTCCAAGACTACCTcctgaaggaaaagaacgaGATCTCCCACAACGTGTCCGTGTACCGCTTCGCCCTGCCCCGTTCCACCGACATTCTGGGTCTTCCCATCGGCCAGCACATCTCTCTCGCCGCCACCATTGACGGCCAGCCCAAGGAGGTTGTGCGCTCCTACACCCCCATCTCCTCCGACAATGAAGCCGGCTACTTTGACCTCCTCGTCAAGGCTTATCCCCAGGGTAACATCTCCAAGTACCTGACCACCCTGGAGGTCGGCCAGACCATGAAGGTGCGCGGCCCCAAGGGTGCCATGGTCTACACCCCCAACATGTGCCGCCACATCGGTATGATCGCTGGAGGTACCGGTATCACCCCTATGctccagatcatcaaggcCATTATCCGCAACCGTCCCCGCAACGGTGGAAACGACACCACCCAGGTGGACCTGATCTTCGCCAATGTCAACCCCGACGACGTCCTGCTCaaggaggagctcgagaagctcattGCCGAGGACGATGGTTTCCGCGTCTACTAcgttctcaacaaccctcccGAGGGATGGACTGGTGGTGTCGGCTTCGTTACCCCTGACATGATCAAA GAACGTCTCCCTGCTCCCGCTTCGGATATCAAGATCCTCCTCTGCGGTCCTCCTCCCATGGTCAGCGCCATGAAGAAGGCTACCGAGTCTCTCGGCTACACCAAGGCCCGCCCCGTCAGCAAGCTCGATGACCAGGTCTTCTGCTTCTAG
- a CDS encoding phosphatidylinositol phosphate kinase family protein (COG:S;~EggNog:ENOG410PS7C;~InterPro:IPR027483,IPR002498,IPR023610,IPR027484;~PFAM:PF01504;~TransMembrane:1 (i21-40o);~go_function: GO:0016307 - phosphatidylinositol phosphate kinase activity [Evidence IEA];~go_process: GO:0046488 - phosphatidylinositol metabolic process [Evidence IEA]) — MADRRQKAISRSILRALTRRGTARISLIQRIIAFFHIYYLTLIRYEKELFQRLRTEIWSLSEEEYISCFKNDGKSSLVSMGDLGFSGSTFFRTSNSAFLVKSVPRHFEHSFFRKDLLEPYYQYMRNHPESLLVWITDYIYAPYTSIGSILRTSPAHHIIMDNMLYGKEEQPGSEKWETYDLKPIDYFYPERDLVPDPLVSEDTLERLADKFEDKVRLSRKNYEAVKRTLETDTAFLASANIVDYSLFLVRFPASLKPESLGRKTQWRVGVTSSDGLWKYRAVVLDFFWAKHKLHAQAMTGAVEAFNVIGRQGPMSITTTADEYREKFLTMVNEMMEVHVQPSEQ, encoded by the exons ATGGCTGACCGGCGCCAAAAGGCCATATCACGCTCTATCCTACGCGCTTTAACCCGTCGGGGAACCGCGCGCATCTCACTGATCCAGCGcatcatcgccttcttccatATCTACTATCTGACCCTCATCCGCTACGAAAAGGAGCTTTTCCAGAGGCTGCGCACGGAAATATGGAGTCTcagcgaagaagagtatATCTCTTGCTTCAAAAATGATGGAAAGTCTTCCCTGGTCTCCATGGGTGATTTAGGCTTCTCCGGCTCG ACCTTCTTCCGAACCTCCAACTCAGCCTTCCTCGTAAAGAGCGTCCCGAGACATTTCGAGCACTCGTTCTTTCGCAAAGACCTCCTCGAGCCTTACTACCAATACATGCGCAACCACCCTGAATCCCTCCTCGTCTGGATAACAGACTACATATATGCGCCCTACACCTCGATCGGAAGCATCCTGCGCACATCACCAGCGCACCACATCATCATGGACAACATGCTCTAcgggaaagaagaacagcCAGGCAGCGAGAAATGGGAAACCTACGACCTCAAACCAATCGACTACTTCTACCCAGAGCGCGATCTAGTCCCCGACCCGCTAGTGAGCGAAGACACACTGGAGCGACTAGCTGATAAATTCGAGGACAAGGTGCGGCTTAGCCGAAAGAACTACGAGGCCGTGAAGCGGACGCTGGAGACGGACACTGCGTTCCTTGCGTCCGCGAATATCGTGGACTATTCCTTATTCCTGGTGCGGTTTCCGGCGTCGCTCAAGCCTGAGAGTTTGGGGCGCAAGACGCAGTGGCGTGTTGGTGTGACTTCGAGTGATGGGCTTTGGAAGTATCGGGCTGTTGTGTTGGATTTCTTTTGGGCTAAGCATAAGCTGCATGCGCAGGCGATGACGGGCGCGGTGGAGGCGTTTAATGTTATAGGGCGGCAGGGTCCCATGAGTATCACGACTACGGCTGATGAGTATCGGGAGAAGTTCCTGACTATGGTTAATGAGATGATGGAAGTACATGTGCAGCCATCGGAGCAATGA
- a CDS encoding arginine--tRNA ligase (COG:J;~EggNog:ENOG410PGU2;~InterPro:IPR035684,IPR005148,IPR009080,IPR001412, IPR001278,IPR014729,IPR008909,IPR036695;~PFAM:PF03485,PF00750,PF05746;~go_component: GO:0005737 - cytoplasm [Evidence IEA];~go_function: GO:0000166 - nucleotide binding [Evidence IEA];~go_function: GO:0004812 - aminoacyl-tRNA ligase activity [Evidence IEA];~go_function: GO:0004814 - arginine-tRNA ligase activity [Evidence IEA];~go_function: GO:0005524 - ATP binding [Evidence IEA];~go_process: GO:0006418 - tRNA aminoacylation for protein translation [Evidence IEA];~go_process: GO:0006420 - arginyl-tRNA aminoacylation [Evidence IEA]): MGHSLVSGAHRFSTTLCRRILSCPPRNNSASLRNCPYSFRHFNPSRLPSARGFTRSVAPAMASATSLPAAVESLSLQTTSETSKFPNCFPSLNPVDLYRQHIAENLGAAADIDAEKIYTRLQWTNTLDKGDLVLPVPSLQIKGKKPQELSEELASKFPESDIVQPPIANGVHLTFFFKTTPLSKNVIGKILSNKAAYGSNGNLGLRDPQDPAKGRKKMIVEFSSPNIAKPFHAGHLRSTIIGGFLANLYTVVGWDVVKMNYLGDWGKQYGLLANGYKKFGDEEKLLKDPINHLFDVYVKVNGIVSEQDGPIKELKEQIKTKKEKGEDVAELEQELAKLVDVSEDEKARRYFKSMEDGDADALALWRRFRELSIQKYKETYARLNIDFDAYSGESQIKQESMSTANDTLEKSGVSEKSEGAVIVDFVKHGAKKLGKAIIVRKDGTPLYLTRDIGAILERDEAYHFDKMIYVVASQQDLHLAQLFKITELMGYKDLASRCQHINFGMVRGMSTRKGTVKFLDDILKDVGEKMHEVMKKNAAKYEQIEDPERTADILGITSVMVQDMSGKRINGYDFNLDAMTSFEGDTGPYLQYAHARLCSVVRKAEMNVDELSSANLELLTEAHATDLVRLLSQWPDTIAQTTKTLEPTTIVTYLFRMTHILSSGYDTLRVVGSEPEVKKARLALYESARQVLNNGMRLLGLTPVSRM, from the exons ATGGGTCACAGTCTGGTTAGCGGGGCTCATCGATTTTCCACCACCCTCTGCAGGCGCATCCTATCCTGTCCTCCACGGAATAACTCTGCCTCACTGCGAAATTGCCCTTACTCCTTTCGCCATTTTAATCCCTCTCGTCTACCCTCCGCTCGAGGATTCACGAGAAGCGTAGCCCCAGCCATGGCGTCTGCTACTTCTCTCCCTGCGGCGGTCGAGTCGCTCTCTCTCCAGACTACCTCGGAGACATCCAAGTTCCCTAACTGCTTTCCGTCTCTGAACCCCGTAGACCTTTACAGACAGCACATTGCTGAGAACTTGGGCGCTGCGGCGGACATTGACGCCGAGAAGATCTATACCCGCCTACAATGGACGAACACTCTGGATAAGGGTGACCTTGTCCTGCCG GTCCCCTCGTTGCAGATCAAAGGAAAGAAGCCGCAAGAACTGTCCGAAGAACTCGCGTCGAAATTCCCCGAGTCCGATATTGTCCAACCCCCCATTGCCAATGGCGTCCACCTCacattcttcttcaagacTACGCCGCTCTCGAAGAACGTCATCGGAAAGATTCTCAGCAACAAGGCAGCGTATGGATCGAATGGAAACCTGGGTCTGCGCGATCCCCAGGACCCCGCAAAGGgccggaagaagatgatcgtGGAGTTTTCGTCGCCTAACATTGCGAAGCCCTTCCATGCCGGACACCTGCGGAGTACCATTATTGGTGGTTTCTTGGCCAACCTTTACACCGTTGTCGGGTGGGACGTTGTCAAGATGAACTACCTCGGTGACTGGGGTAAGCAGTATGGTCTGCTTGCGAACGGATACAAGAAGTTcggtgatgaggagaagCTGCTGAAAGATCCGATTAACCATCTGTTTGATGTTTACGTCAAGGTCAATGGCATTGTGTCGGAGCAGGATGGCCCGATTAAGGAGCTCAAGGAGCAGATCAAGacaaagaaggagaagggcgaggatgtCGCCGAACTTGAGCAAGAGCTCGCGAAACTTGTCGATGTCAGCGAGGACGAGAAAGCCCGTCGCTACTTCAAGAGCATGGAGGACGGCGACGCCGATGCTCTGGCCCTGTGGCGCCGATTCCGTGAGCTCAGTATCCAAAAGTACAAGGAAACATATGCCCGTCTGAACATCGATTTCGATGCCTATTCTGGCGAGTCCCAAATCAAACAGGAGAGTATGTCTACCGCGAACGACACACTAGAGAAGAGCGGTGTTTCTGAGAAGTCCGAGGGTGCCGTTATCGTTGACTTTGTCAAGCACGGCGCCAAGAAGCTTGGAAAGGCTATCATTGTCCGAAAGGACGGTACGCCACTATACCTGACCCGTGATATTGGTGCTATTCTCGAGCGTGACGAGGCGTACCACTTCGACAAGATGATCTATGTTGTTGCTTCCCAGCAAGATCTTCACTTGGCTCAGCTTTTCAAGATCACAGAGCTCATGGGCTACAAGGACCTGGCTAGCCGGTGCCAACACATCAACTTCGGTATGGTGCGCGGAATGAGTACCCGTAAGGGTACTGTGAAGTTCTTGGATGATATCTTGAAGGACGTCGGCGAAAAGATGCACGAAGtcatgaagaagaatgccgcCAAGTACGAGCAGATTGAGGACCCTGAGCGGACCGCTGATATTCTGGGTATCACCTCCGTCATGGTACAGGATATGTCTGGAAAGCG TATCAACGGCTACGACTTCAACCTCGACGCCATGACATCGTTCGAAGGAGACACCGGTCCTTATCTGCAATATGCCCACGCCCGTCTCTGCTCTGTTGTCCGCAAGGCGGAGATGAACGTGGATGAGCTCTCTTCAGCCAACCTCGAACTCCTGACGGAAGCCCACGCCACCGACCTTGTTCGTCTGCTGTCACAGTGGCCCGACACCATCGCTCAAACCACCAAGACTCTCGAACCCACCACCATCGTCACCTACCTTTTCCGTATGACTCACATCCTCAGCTCCGGCTATGATACCCTCCGAGTTGTGGGCAGCGAGCCtgaggtgaagaaggcccGTCTGGCTCTATACGAGTCCGCCCGGCAAGTCCTGAACAACGGCATGCGACTTCTCGGTCTCACGCCTGTTAGCCG GATGTAA